In Sphingobium sp. EP60837, one genomic interval encodes:
- a CDS encoding helix-turn-helix domain-containing protein: protein MVRSTEPRHSEWHLAESVAERVLAIYADVFGSTAPLFRHVGRTEDEGLSLSNLPVTDLARITSRATNELAGRDALLAGHQTLRPCDWRVVLYSLTGARTLREAIMRCCECFEAIDWRCGKMTLRTHGDGAQLQLQAIRSGGSTPARCLIDLFGMMEIHGLLGWLIDLRIPVRHACLSHSADVFGALDLPELPFPVRLNEGWSGFDFSAALLDYPVVRTGDELDRRPVNNLLFVSGVREADRQPAEMRVRSIAMAALRNAGRLPAFGEIVSSLGGSEATLRRQLAREGTSYRQVRESCRRELALHLLRRSDMSIEEIAVRLDYCDSDAFRQAFRTWTGDSPTAYRQGSAAIVREPEMEA from the coding sequence ATGGTGCGCTCCACAGAGCCCAGACACAGTGAATGGCATCTGGCCGAAAGCGTCGCCGAACGTGTTCTGGCGATCTATGCCGATGTCTTCGGATCCACCGCCCCATTGTTCCGCCATGTAGGGCGAACGGAAGATGAGGGGCTGTCACTGTCCAACCTGCCCGTCACGGATCTCGCACGCATTACCAGCAGGGCCACCAATGAGCTGGCGGGGAGGGATGCGTTGCTGGCGGGGCATCAGACCTTGCGCCCCTGCGACTGGCGGGTGGTTCTATACAGCCTGACCGGGGCGCGAACCTTGCGCGAAGCGATCATGCGCTGTTGCGAGTGTTTCGAGGCGATAGACTGGCGGTGCGGCAAGATGACGCTGCGCACGCATGGCGACGGCGCACAGTTGCAGCTCCAAGCGATCCGGTCGGGCGGATCGACGCCTGCGCGCTGTCTGATTGACCTGTTTGGAATGATGGAGATACATGGCCTGCTGGGTTGGCTGATCGATCTGCGCATTCCTGTTCGCCACGCTTGTCTGAGCCACTCGGCTGATGTTTTTGGCGCCCTCGACCTGCCCGAATTGCCCTTTCCGGTGCGGCTGAACGAAGGATGGAGCGGCTTTGATTTCAGCGCTGCCTTACTCGACTATCCGGTCGTCCGGACCGGCGATGAGCTTGATCGGCGGCCGGTGAACAATCTGCTGTTCGTGTCCGGCGTTCGGGAAGCGGATCGGCAGCCTGCCGAAATGCGAGTCCGGAGCATCGCGATGGCGGCGCTGCGAAATGCTGGCCGTTTGCCCGCTTTTGGCGAGATCGTCAGCAGCCTGGGCGGGAGCGAAGCCACGCTGCGCCGCCAACTTGCGCGGGAGGGCACAAGCTATCGGCAGGTACGCGAAAGCTGCCGCCGTGAGCTGGCCCTGCATCTGCTGCGTAGGAGCGATATGTCGATCGAGGAGATCGCCGTCCGGTTGGATTATTGCGACTCCGATGCCTTCCGCCAGGCGTTCCGGACATGGACCGGCGACTCTCCCACGGCCTACCGTCAGGGAAGCGCCGCCATCGTGCGGGAGCCGGAAATGGAGGCGTAA
- a CDS encoding TetR/AcrR family transcriptional regulator C-terminal domain-containing protein — MTQPPAFPAKRAGRPRRLTTSQLVEAAIALGLEDLTMSALAERLGVRVAVLYNYVKGREELISLAARHAISTQPFPEDVGQDWRDYALAYARAAYDLFHSDAQLLPLVMNGKLSPAIKIDSVESWLETMTKHGFAAGEALSILKAVDTLVMGSAVLASHARSYAADYSVSVRDTVNSRPPAELPLLVANLDSFAAIVDPENWERSLQMLVDGIDAQKRVGGSPRS, encoded by the coding sequence TTGACCCAGCCACCCGCCTTCCCTGCCAAGCGTGCAGGCCGCCCGCGACGGCTAACGACCAGTCAGCTGGTCGAGGCGGCGATTGCCCTTGGCTTGGAGGATTTAACCATGTCTGCGCTGGCGGAGCGACTGGGCGTGCGTGTCGCAGTTCTCTATAATTATGTGAAGGGCCGCGAGGAACTGATCAGTCTCGCCGCGCGCCACGCGATCAGCACGCAGCCATTCCCCGAGGATGTTGGCCAGGACTGGCGCGACTATGCCCTCGCCTATGCCCGCGCCGCCTATGACCTCTTCCACAGCGACGCTCAATTATTGCCCTTGGTGATGAACGGAAAGCTCAGCCCCGCCATCAAGATCGACAGCGTCGAAAGCTGGCTGGAAACCATGACGAAACACGGCTTTGCGGCCGGAGAAGCGCTTAGCATCCTGAAGGCGGTCGATACGCTGGTCATGGGATCGGCGGTGCTTGCGTCCCATGCGCGATCCTATGCCGCGGATTATTCCGTGAGCGTGCGTGACACGGTGAACAGCCGCCCGCCTGCCGAACTGCCGCTGTTGGTCGCCAACCTGGACAGCTTCGCGGCAATTGTTGACCCAGAAAATTGGGAGCGATCGCTTCAGATGTTGGTCGACGGCATCGACGCCCAGAAACGCGTCGGCGGCAGCCCTCGCAGCTAG
- a CDS encoding TonB-dependent receptor produces MKRVKRTALLCASVSAFAVPGVAFAQAGAENPNADIIVTATRREERLQDVPMSVNVATGEQLEKFKIFDVKDVSQLAPGLQLTNTTGRNNTTTLRGITFDPDQGTGPAVQTYYNEIPTDAQTIFTAIYDIQQIEVLRGPQGLLRGLSAPAGSITIATRKPNFDGPEGYLQATGTDRHAYNVQGGASLAFNDTLAIRVAGVVDGNRVNQVRNVNTDQYSRSRTESGRITLGWKPSTDFTAYLTYQYLHADNRVFQQVVGSGNTPLGQYETLFGTPIVLLPAAFGGRPFTPDTTVRSGPPLSVSDRGSVQEGIFRNQNETHLVNLQFDYDLGPATLSFVGAHQYSKLKISRDLDSANAIPGYIQTSNVTTPYKVDTAELRLSSNNDEGLGWGVSAFHSKQTGTTFVDQDSSLFLYNVAPTAQVNPPCALAGCSPPNSIAPFTFPNQLPLRALVTVPVNSQVWSFAGNLRYKTGPLTVQGGLRYSILKKVQTTQQQLVGFFNTPDVEIIPAALQRTKNTPITGGATINYEVTPDLNVYAAYGHSFRQGSSKVAGPAVVSADLIQTQPEKTDSVEAGLKGSLFDRKLNYSVAAYYQKLDGFLSRFNSIYWESPSNPGQPNGTFDFNYNGDATIKGIEASINARPTPNWDLNVSAAYTKARWDNASLPCNDYAGTGTPNTTGPQNVTGPGNVSYCTSSDKLANTPDFSLNANTEVRFPMDTVTPFVSALLTYTPSYYWWQSQYRFKHRELVNLFVGVRSNDDKWELSAFAKNVLNQKRITNISLGEVQTNAVVAGSFQSGYSTVNVTNPREIGATLTFNW; encoded by the coding sequence ATGAAGCGCGTTAAGCGCACGGCGCTCCTGTGCGCCAGTGTCTCTGCCTTTGCCGTACCGGGCGTGGCTTTCGCCCAGGCGGGTGCAGAAAATCCCAACGCCGACATCATCGTCACGGCCACCCGCCGCGAAGAACGGTTGCAGGACGTTCCGATGTCCGTGAACGTCGCTACGGGTGAACAGCTCGAAAAGTTCAAGATTTTCGACGTCAAGGACGTCTCCCAGCTTGCGCCGGGTCTTCAGCTGACCAACACGACCGGCCGCAACAATACGACCACCCTGCGCGGCATCACCTTCGATCCTGATCAGGGCACCGGGCCTGCAGTTCAGACCTATTATAATGAAATCCCTACGGATGCGCAGACGATCTTCACTGCGATCTACGACATCCAGCAGATCGAAGTTCTGCGCGGTCCCCAGGGTCTGTTGCGCGGCCTGTCGGCTCCCGCTGGCTCGATTACCATCGCCACGCGCAAGCCGAACTTCGACGGCCCTGAAGGCTATTTGCAGGCCACCGGCACCGACCGGCACGCCTACAACGTCCAGGGCGGCGCTTCCCTCGCCTTCAATGACACGCTCGCGATCCGCGTCGCCGGTGTGGTCGATGGCAACCGCGTGAACCAAGTGCGGAACGTCAATACCGACCAATATTCACGCAGCCGTACGGAGAGCGGACGCATCACTCTGGGCTGGAAGCCAAGCACCGACTTCACCGCTTACCTGACCTATCAGTATCTGCATGCGGACAACCGCGTGTTCCAGCAGGTGGTCGGAAGTGGAAATACGCCTCTTGGCCAGTACGAGACTCTTTTCGGCACCCCGATCGTCCTTCTTCCCGCAGCGTTCGGCGGCCGTCCTTTCACACCAGACACCACGGTCAGGTCAGGTCCGCCGCTCAGCGTCTCAGACCGGGGTTCCGTGCAGGAAGGCATCTTCCGCAACCAGAATGAAACTCATCTCGTCAACCTGCAGTTCGACTATGATCTTGGTCCGGCGACGCTGTCCTTTGTCGGTGCCCATCAATACAGCAAGTTGAAGATCTCCCGTGACCTGGATTCCGCGAATGCCATTCCGGGCTATATTCAGACGTCGAACGTGACCACACCGTACAAGGTCGATACGGCCGAACTGCGACTGAGTTCGAACAATGATGAAGGGCTTGGCTGGGGTGTGAGCGCATTCCATTCGAAGCAGACGGGTACGACGTTCGTGGACCAGGATAGCAGCCTGTTCCTTTATAATGTCGCGCCTACTGCGCAGGTTAATCCACCCTGCGCACTGGCGGGCTGTTCGCCCCCGAACAGCATCGCACCCTTCACCTTCCCCAATCAATTGCCGCTCCGAGCGTTGGTGACGGTGCCAGTGAACTCTCAGGTCTGGTCGTTTGCTGGGAATCTCCGCTACAAGACTGGCCCGCTGACTGTTCAGGGCGGCCTTCGCTATTCGATCCTGAAGAAGGTGCAAACAACACAGCAGCAACTCGTGGGCTTCTTCAATACGCCTGACGTTGAAATCATCCCCGCAGCGCTTCAGCGCACCAAGAACACGCCGATCACCGGCGGTGCGACGATCAATTATGAAGTGACGCCTGACCTGAATGTCTATGCGGCCTATGGACATTCATTCCGCCAAGGCAGTTCGAAGGTTGCCGGGCCGGCCGTTGTGAGCGCCGACCTCATCCAGACGCAGCCGGAAAAGACCGACTCGGTTGAAGCTGGTCTGAAGGGGTCGCTGTTCGATCGCAAGCTGAACTATTCCGTCGCAGCTTACTATCAGAAGCTCGATGGTTTCCTCAGCCGCTTCAACAGCATCTACTGGGAATCGCCAAGCAACCCGGGCCAGCCCAATGGCACTTTTGACTTCAATTATAATGGCGATGCCACGATCAAGGGTATCGAAGCTTCTATCAATGCACGGCCCACGCCCAATTGGGATCTGAACGTCAGCGCAGCCTACACAAAGGCTCGCTGGGACAATGCCAGCCTGCCGTGCAACGACTACGCGGGTACTGGAACTCCGAACACCACTGGTCCACAAAATGTCACCGGACCTGGCAATGTCAGCTATTGCACGAGCAGCGACAAGCTGGCCAACACGCCTGATTTCAGCTTGAATGCCAACACGGAAGTCCGCTTCCCGATGGATACTGTCACGCCTTTCGTCAGCGCGCTGCTAACCTACACGCCGAGCTATTACTGGTGGCAGTCGCAGTATCGCTTCAAGCATCGTGAGCTGGTCAACCTGTTCGTCGGAGTCCGTTCGAACGACGACAAATGGGAACTCAGCGCCTTCGCGAAGAATGTGCTCAATCAAAAGCGCATCACGAATATCTCGCTGGGCGAAGTGCAGACCAACGCTGTCGTGGCTGGCTCCTTCCAGTCGGGTTACAGCACGGTCAACGTGACGAACCCGCGCGAAATTGGCGCGACCTTGACCTTCAACTGGTAA
- a CDS encoding TetR/AcrR family transcriptional regulator: MTDNPPARRPGRPRREESAEIEHRLVETTMRMLVEHGPSLTMNTIITASGLSRKTVYAHYPNKPALFAAVVRQMLGYALQPLAVPPRARWQESLLSFVEQCLAEVCEPYATAMRRLLMLNSSFFEEARPQIEQVVVRRYLDPLAAYLQSLVDQGILPDQDVGFAAESLTSLILSESHRRFFQGEADDSVDAVQLNRHARRLTALFCGGITSPADL; the protein is encoded by the coding sequence ATGACTGACAACCCGCCCGCTCGCCGCCCAGGTCGCCCCCGCCGCGAGGAAAGTGCGGAAATCGAGCATCGGCTGGTCGAAACCACCATGCGCATGCTGGTTGAACATGGGCCCAGCCTGACGATGAACACGATCATCACGGCTTCCGGCCTGTCGCGGAAGACGGTGTACGCCCATTATCCGAACAAGCCCGCCCTCTTCGCCGCGGTCGTGCGGCAAATGCTCGGCTACGCGCTTCAACCCTTGGCCGTGCCGCCACGCGCTCGCTGGCAGGAAAGCCTCCTTTCCTTCGTCGAACAATGCCTCGCTGAAGTGTGCGAGCCTTATGCGACAGCGATGCGGCGCCTGTTGATGCTGAACTCATCATTCTTTGAGGAAGCGCGGCCGCAGATCGAGCAAGTGGTGGTGCGGCGCTATCTCGATCCTCTTGCCGCCTATTTGCAGTCGCTGGTGGATCAAGGGATCTTGCCCGATCAGGATGTGGGATTTGCAGCGGAATCTCTGACCAGCCTGATCCTGTCGGAATCACATCGCCGCTTCTTTCAGGGCGAAGCAGATGACAGTGTCGATGCGGTGCAGCTCAACCGTCATGCGCGGCGGCTGACCGCCTTATTTTGCGGCGGCATCACAAGCCCTGCCGACCTCTAG
- a CDS encoding efflux transporter outer membrane subunit — MIGVRRLPPLGLRSSLLLLCAALCGCAPSIELARPKLALPERFEAAPATGAASEPLDRWWDRFADPQLSALVDEALAYNTDARSAYFRLREARAIRDQSLSQRLPTGAVSGSAKVQDGSQLSGTDVFGSTARSDSQSLSFSPSWELDLFGRLAAIGEGARASYVAAAYDYHAARLSLAADVASALFDARGLAVQRDDAQEVLRIARDLARASELGRDHGLVAAGETARLEGDVASAQAELTRVETALRNAKRSLLVLVGRPDARTESLPIEARLDTPPPVPPILPATLLTRRPDVLAAEARLAAAASAVQVDRLALFPRFTLQGTGSISRTSGALGGVSSLWSLGAGLSLPILDRTRLMAQLRATQAQGEQAVISYEAAVQAAFRDADIALALVAADRTRLTDLARAEERARFAFSTGRKGYQAGLTDLTTLLQSEQTWRAARRALTTARTRALNNIVAACRTLGGGWSPDDPATAPDQPAIILPIQSKEMP, encoded by the coding sequence ATGATCGGAGTTCGTCGCTTGCCGCCTTTGGGCCTGCGCTCCTCTTTGCTTCTGCTTTGCGCCGCGCTTTGCGGCTGCGCCCCATCGATTGAACTGGCGCGGCCGAAGCTTGCCCTGCCTGAACGGTTTGAGGCGGCTCCTGCCACTGGGGCAGCGTCGGAACCGCTGGACAGATGGTGGGACCGCTTCGCCGACCCGCAGCTTTCCGCGTTGGTGGACGAGGCGTTGGCCTATAATACGGATGCGCGGTCCGCCTATTTCCGCCTGCGGGAGGCGCGTGCCATCCGGGATCAGTCGCTGTCCCAACGCCTGCCCACAGGGGCGGTGAGCGGTTCGGCCAAGGTGCAGGATGGCAGTCAGCTGTCGGGCACCGATGTCTTCGGTTCGACAGCAAGGAGCGATAGTCAGTCGCTGAGCTTCAGCCCGAGCTGGGAACTCGACCTGTTCGGGCGGCTGGCCGCGATTGGGGAAGGCGCGCGGGCAAGCTATGTGGCGGCCGCCTATGACTATCATGCTGCGCGTCTCAGTCTGGCTGCCGATGTCGCCAGCGCCTTGTTCGACGCACGCGGGCTCGCGGTGCAGCGTGACGATGCTCAGGAGGTGCTGCGGATCGCGCGGGATTTGGCGCGGGCGTCCGAACTCGGCCGCGATCATGGTCTGGTCGCAGCGGGGGAGACGGCGCGGCTGGAAGGCGATGTCGCGTCCGCGCAGGCAGAACTGACGCGCGTTGAAACCGCATTGCGCAATGCAAAGCGATCGCTGCTGGTGCTGGTGGGGCGGCCCGATGCGCGGACCGAAAGCCTGCCCATCGAAGCGCGGCTCGATACGCCGCCGCCGGTCCCGCCGATCTTGCCCGCAACGCTGCTGACCCGCCGACCGGATGTGCTCGCGGCGGAAGCGCGGCTGGCGGCAGCGGCGAGCGCCGTGCAGGTTGACCGGCTGGCGCTCTTTCCGCGCTTCACCCTTCAGGGGACCGGCAGCATCAGCCGTACCTCGGGCGCGCTGGGAGGCGTGTCGAGCCTCTGGTCGCTGGGCGCGGGGCTAAGCCTGCCGATACTGGATCGAACGCGCCTGATGGCGCAACTGCGTGCGACGCAGGCTCAGGGGGAGCAAGCGGTCATCAGTTATGAGGCAGCGGTGCAGGCGGCCTTTCGCGACGCCGACATAGCGCTCGCTCTCGTCGCCGCCGACCGAACGCGGCTCACCGATCTGGCGCGGGCGGAAGAGCGGGCGCGCTTCGCCTTCAGTACGGGACGCAAGGGCTATCAGGCCGGGCTGACCGACCTTACAACGCTGCTGCAGTCCGAACAGACCTGGCGTGCGGCGCGCCGGGCGCTCACCACGGCGCGGACGCGGGCGCTCAACAATATCGTTGCCGCGTGCCGGACATTGGGCGGGGGTTGGAGCCCTGATGATCCGGCGACCGCCCCTGACCAGCCCGCAATCATTCTGCCGATCCAGTCCAAGGAAATGCCGTGA
- a CDS encoding efflux RND transporter periplasmic adaptor subunit, whose amino-acid sequence MTIKLRPIALALPFTLLLAACGRGEDGAKEPPPPTVTVARIEQRALEGGLSASGRLIPREEVAVAPELSGYRIARVLVEEDARVGAGQVLAVLDDTLLRSQIDQARAQLSQQQVAYEKARMEAGRVAGLDNQGVLSQEAIDQRRIAARSAQAAVGVAKAQLDDLLTRQRRLIVRSPVAGRVLQRSARPGEPSASGTVLFTIARDDLVELDAEVAEAAMGTLAIGDPAVVTLASGAKINGRVRLLGARVDNQTGLSRARIALPVSPDLRPGGFAQASFVKESTAVLAAPEKAVHYDADGAYMLLLDKGDRVHRVSVRTGRRAAGMVEILSGAKPGGRAVLGGGAFLLEGDRVRTAPGGRT is encoded by the coding sequence GTGACCATCAAGCTGCGTCCCATTGCCCTGGCGCTACCCTTCACGCTGCTGCTTGCCGCATGCGGCCGCGGCGAGGACGGCGCGAAGGAACCGCCGCCCCCCACCGTGACCGTCGCTCGGATCGAGCAGCGCGCACTGGAAGGCGGGCTTAGCGCTTCGGGCCGGCTGATCCCGCGGGAGGAAGTGGCGGTCGCGCCGGAACTGTCGGGCTACCGTATCGCTCGAGTGCTGGTGGAAGAAGACGCCAGGGTCGGCGCGGGGCAGGTGCTTGCCGTATTGGACGACACGCTGCTGCGCTCCCAGATAGATCAGGCGCGCGCGCAGCTCAGCCAGCAGCAGGTGGCTTATGAAAAGGCGCGGATGGAGGCAGGCCGCGTGGCCGGGCTCGACAATCAGGGCGTGCTTTCGCAGGAGGCAATCGATCAGCGACGGATAGCGGCCCGTTCGGCGCAGGCGGCGGTCGGCGTGGCAAAGGCGCAGCTTGACGATCTGCTGACGCGGCAGCGGCGGCTGATCGTGCGTTCGCCTGTCGCAGGACGCGTGCTTCAGCGTTCCGCACGGCCGGGCGAACCCTCCGCATCGGGCACGGTGCTGTTCACCATCGCACGCGACGATCTTGTAGAACTGGATGCCGAAGTAGCCGAAGCGGCGATGGGCACTCTGGCCATCGGCGACCCTGCTGTCGTCACGCTAGCGTCGGGCGCGAAGATCAACGGCAGGGTGCGCCTGCTGGGCGCGCGCGTCGATAACCAGACCGGCCTGTCGAGGGCCCGCATTGCCCTGCCCGTCAGTCCCGATCTGCGGCCGGGTGGCTTTGCCCAAGCCAGTTTCGTCAAGGAAAGCACGGCTGTCCTGGCGGCCCCTGAAAAGGCGGTGCATTATGATGCGGACGGCGCGTACATGCTGCTGCTGGACAAGGGCGACCGCGTTCATCGCGTGTCGGTGCGCACGGGACGGCGTGCAGCGGGCATGGTCGAAATATTGAGCGGCGCGAAGCCGGGCGGCCGAGCGGTCCTGGGCGGCGGCGCGTTCCTGCTGGAAGGCGACCGGGTGCGGACTGCGCCCGGCGGAAGAACCTAA
- a CDS encoding efflux RND transporter permease subunit, with the protein MRISAWAIRNPIPVVSLFILLTIAGIVAYVGLPIKQFPNVNFPVVSVTVTQNGAAPSEVENQITRPIENALSGVAGVKHISSTAVLGSSTTTVEFELHSDMQKATDDVRTAVERARVELPTGIDPPLVQRLDIDNAPILTYAVSAPGMGDTELSRFIDKVVTRALQAQAGVAQVRRIGGAEREINVVLDAQRMAAFGVTAPQVNNALAAFNSDDPGGRADVGAVEQTIRVLGSSITIDRLRALSIPVQGRYVRLSDIAEIGDGAAEQRSFARLDGRPVTAIQVSKTRDASDISVEDRVVKAIDQLQADHRGVIFTKLVSTVDSTRRSFSSTQHVLIEGIFLAVLVVYLFLRNWRATIIAAVAMPLSLIPTFVMMSAMGFSLNSITLLALTLVIGILVDDAIVEVENIEKRIEAGESPYRAALIGADAIGLAVIATTATIIAVFAPVSLIPGQAGQFFREFGLTVAVAVLFSLVVARLLTPLMAAYFLVPLKDRTHREKQPVNPIYGRILDWALAHRWMTMAIGAGIFLLSLLLASLTPVGFQPVGNPGYLYVAVQGPPGATREDMARAVNTATKMLLAEPAVERVFAQVGSTAGGFGDGDDLRSGTLTVVLKEHRDVTTDQFRQIIRPKLRDVPDIRLSNQGSFGSAGVSIVLAGEDGQALERTQIELLRQMRGVRSISDPRPAPPPAGPELIVTPRSEEAARLNVDSRTLAQVLRVATIGDIDASVAKYSDGDERVPIRVRLPEGSRQDLDTIANLRVPTLDGQTTPLSAVADIRFKAGPGKIVRYDRERRVSVEADLIAGRTLGQALEEVAALPVMRNLPKGVQQAREGDSEAMAELFGGFLLAIVAGIGLTFSVLVLLFKGFFKPVVILAALPLSLLGAFTALVLFGKTLDLPAMIGLLMLLGLCAKNSILLVEFAIEEERAGTPMTHALRNACRERARPIVMTTVAMAAGMLPTALGIGEGAEFRQPMALAVIGGLITSTALSLIFVPVIYEIVESIERWIAPRAARFVTPRQPGDDDPFPT; encoded by the coding sequence ATGCGCATTTCCGCCTGGGCCATCCGCAATCCGATTCCGGTCGTATCGCTGTTCATCCTGCTGACGATTGCGGGGATCGTCGCCTATGTCGGACTGCCCATCAAGCAGTTCCCCAATGTCAACTTCCCTGTCGTGAGCGTTACCGTCACGCAAAATGGCGCTGCGCCCAGCGAAGTTGAAAATCAGATTACCCGCCCCATAGAGAACGCCCTTAGCGGCGTGGCCGGGGTCAAGCATATCAGCTCGACCGCCGTACTCGGCTCATCAACCACGACGGTCGAATTCGAGCTCCACAGCGACATGCAGAAGGCTACGGATGACGTCCGCACTGCCGTGGAGCGGGCGCGCGTCGAACTGCCTACCGGTATCGATCCGCCGCTGGTGCAGAGGCTGGACATCGATAACGCGCCGATCCTGACCTATGCGGTCAGCGCGCCGGGTATGGGCGACACCGAATTGTCGCGCTTCATCGACAAGGTCGTCACCCGAGCCTTGCAAGCCCAGGCGGGGGTGGCGCAGGTCCGGCGGATTGGCGGCGCGGAGCGCGAGATCAATGTGGTGTTGGATGCGCAGCGCATGGCGGCGTTCGGCGTGACCGCGCCGCAGGTCAACAATGCGCTTGCGGCCTTCAATAGCGATGATCCGGGCGGCCGCGCGGACGTCGGCGCAGTCGAACAAACGATCCGCGTGCTGGGATCGTCCATTACGATAGACCGGCTGCGGGCGCTCTCCATCCCTGTCCAGGGCCGCTATGTGCGCCTGTCCGATATTGCCGAGATTGGCGACGGCGCGGCCGAGCAGCGCAGCTTCGCGCGTCTCGACGGCAGGCCGGTGACCGCGATCCAGGTCAGCAAGACGCGCGATGCGAGTGACATCAGCGTGGAAGATCGGGTGGTCAAGGCGATCGATCAGCTTCAGGCGGATCATCGGGGCGTCATCTTCACCAAGCTGGTTTCCACCGTTGATTCCACACGCCGCAGCTTCTCTTCGACCCAGCATGTGCTAATCGAGGGCATCTTCCTCGCCGTCCTCGTGGTCTATCTCTTCCTGCGTAACTGGCGGGCCACGATCATCGCTGCCGTAGCCATGCCGCTGTCGCTCATCCCGACTTTCGTGATGATGTCGGCCATGGGCTTCAGCCTCAACAGCATCACGCTGCTGGCGCTGACGCTGGTGATCGGCATCCTGGTCGATGACGCCATCGTGGAAGTCGAAAATATCGAAAAGCGCATCGAGGCAGGGGAAAGCCCCTATCGCGCCGCGCTGATCGGGGCCGACGCCATCGGCCTCGCGGTCATTGCCACTACTGCGACGATCATCGCCGTGTTCGCGCCGGTTTCGCTGATACCGGGCCAGGCAGGGCAGTTTTTCCGAGAGTTCGGCCTGACCGTCGCAGTCGCGGTGCTTTTCTCCCTAGTGGTCGCGCGCTTGCTCACGCCTCTGATGGCCGCCTATTTCCTGGTGCCGTTGAAGGATAGGACGCATCGGGAAAAGCAGCCGGTCAATCCGATCTACGGCCGCATATTGGATTGGGCGCTGGCGCATCGGTGGATGACCATGGCGATCGGCGCAGGCATTTTCCTGTTGTCGCTGCTGCTCGCCAGCCTCACGCCAGTGGGTTTCCAGCCGGTCGGCAATCCCGGCTATCTCTATGTGGCGGTGCAGGGGCCTCCTGGCGCCACGCGCGAGGACATGGCCCGTGCTGTGAACACAGCCACGAAGATGCTGCTGGCCGAACCCGCCGTCGAGCGCGTCTTTGCGCAGGTCGGCTCGACCGCAGGAGGCTTTGGCGACGGCGATGATCTGAGGTCGGGGACCTTGACGGTCGTGCTGAAGGAGCATCGCGACGTCACCACGGACCAGTTCCGCCAGATCATAAGGCCCAAGCTGCGCGATGTGCCCGATATTCGCCTGTCGAACCAGGGTTCGTTCGGCAGTGCGGGTGTCAGCATCGTGCTGGCGGGAGAGGATGGGCAGGCGCTGGAGCGCACGCAGATCGAATTGTTGCGCCAGATGCGCGGCGTGCGCTCGATTTCGGATCCGCGCCCTGCGCCTCCGCCTGCCGGTCCGGAGTTGATCGTGACGCCCCGGTCAGAGGAGGCCGCGCGCCTCAACGTGGATAGCCGCACCCTGGCGCAGGTCCTGCGCGTCGCAACCATCGGTGACATAGACGCCAGCGTCGCAAAATATTCCGATGGCGACGAACGCGTGCCGATACGCGTGCGCCTGCCAGAAGGATCGCGTCAGGATTTGGATACGATCGCCAACCTGCGGGTCCCGACGCTTGATGGCCAGACGACGCCGCTGTCGGCTGTCGCGGATATCCGGTTCAAGGCCGGACCCGGAAAGATCGTGCGGTATGACCGCGAACGCCGAGTGTCGGTGGAAGCTGACCTCATCGCCGGGAGGACATTAGGACAGGCGCTTGAAGAAGTCGCAGCGCTGCCGGTGATGCGCAATCTTCCCAAAGGCGTGCAGCAAGCGCGTGAAGGCGACTCCGAGGCAATGGCTGAACTGTTTGGCGGTTTTCTGCTCGCGATCGTGGCAGGTATCGGCCTAACATTCTCCGTCCTGGTTCTGTTGTTCAAGGGCTTCTTCAAGCCAGTGGTGATTCTTGCCGCGCTTCCGCTGTCGCTGCTTGGCGCATTCACCGCGCTGGTCCTCTTTGGCAAGACGCTGGACCTTCCCGCCATGATCGGCTTGCTGATGCTGCTCGGGCTGTGCGCCAAGAACTCGATCCTGCTCGTCGAGTTTGCGATCGAGGAAGAGCGTGCAGGAACGCCGATGACGCATGCGCTGCGCAATGCGTGCCGTGAGCGTGCAAGGCCGATCGTGATGACGACTGTTGCGATGGCGGCGGGCATGCTGCCTACGGCGCTCGGGATAGGGGAGGGCGCTGAGTTCCGTCAGCCCATGGCGCTCGCGGTGATCGGCGGTTTGATCACGTCCACCGCCTTGTCACTCATCTTCGTCCCGGTGATATATGAAATTGTGGAGAGCATCGAACGTTGGATCGCGCCGCGCGCCGCCCGATTCGTGACGCCGCGTCAGCCGGGCGACGATGATCCGTTCCCTACATGA